The following DNA comes from Malania oleifera isolate guangnan ecotype guangnan chromosome 12, ASM2987363v1, whole genome shotgun sequence.
attcacatacatgacatatacatAGCGGAAAATATCCTTGCTATACATATATGGTACCATACTAAAGTCTACACACAAGGAGTTTAGGctctataatacaaaacataaacccgagTGTCAGCTAAAACCCAAAAGGACAACCTGATATAGTCCTactacttacacaagtacttcacgcaATACActaaccactacgctcccaacataaggacgctagttccggttacctaaaggacctaaaaaacatatACGTacgataagggtgagacacctctcagtaaggaagatacatgttatatcaatgtgtgacatatgagtgttatcataacataaaacatatacagtttaagacaattccagtattttcacaaagcaGTTCCAATATAgtgctcatcacacacacacacacacacacatgatcaagtaaccaaTGTTGTCGCACCCTTCGGCCCAAATTTGGCCCGCATTACATGGCGTCTTTGGCACATGGCGTGGCCCCAAGCTCCTATGACATTGTACCGGtacaactagtggatccacatccttcggTGATCAGGcggtaaggctcacaccctcagatatagagccagacactcttggcAGTCactggcaggtgatatttcacaccctcgaatatagagccgggcACTCTTTCATaacttggaacaattcgaaaccccgttcctatatctcatttcagaaaatcacaactcatgtATGTTTATATAACAAAACATtctacacccatttggtaatctaaaaatcataatttttcaaaaaatacagtttaaacaagtcaaggcacggtcatctccataacataatatatattacaatatatccACGATTTTCCAACGAAACCCAAGATGCAAACTAATGCCcccttttttttcccaaaactgtaacatgaaaatcccgAAATTTTCActtgttagatttccccaaatgagtagtcaaaacacacacatgacCATGAACTATAGTTCTACTGAATCCGATTtagaaaataattaatataaacagaatccccttagttatccccaaaaatccaaacccgaactTTGCGGCTCATAAACAacgaatcgagttcccaaaacctataaatcatagtataAAATATACTTACAATTTCATTATCTACAAAACTAccataatggaattgaaaaccgagtcttacctcgatttttgatCAAATCTTGAAAATGCTCGAAACAAAGATCCattccacaaatcttgaagagaatccttccccgaTCCTTGTAGTAACGTCGTATCGTCAATTCTAACAACATATGACggagaaaactagagagagagagagagagagtggagttcgagttcttagagagagagagaggattttgattacttagctaagaagcaatgaaaaaagatatttatagcacctttaaCTGGCCCAACGTCGTCGACGAGGCgacgtcttcgtcgatgagtcaatgaAGGTAGTttatcgacgagcctgagatttctgaATTTCTCGAAACCTCTcggtttctcctcgtcgacgagcacttacAATTCGTCGCCGAATagcagaagggccttcgtcgacgaactgtggcttcgtcgacgaactgtggcttcgtcgacgaactatggcttcgtcgacgaaacttgctcAATTTATCGTTTTatccttctcttatttatttattacagatTTCACGGATCGGGTTCTTACACAATGGTACAAGATAGCATCTTATACAACCCAAAATACCAAGAATGAAACAACATTTTCTACTTTAAAGGCTTTATGCGGACCAAAAAGGCTTACTAAGGTCAATTACAACCCAAATCAAGTCAACTCAAATAATATCCTAAACCCAAGTAGTTAGGTCCATAGATCGACCCAACTAACTAAACATTGagttcataaaaaaaatttatgccaTATAATATATTACACACATAGTTACACACATAggttttaataaaatattattaatgcTGTAGTCAAAACCCATCAACATGAATATTTTTACAAACAACTCAGTAATGCCTAAATAAACAATTGAAGAATTGGCTTGATGGTATTTGGGGGGAGGGGAGGATAGAACAAATTTTAATCTATGCCAATAGATCCAAGGTAGCAGATAATTAGTGCAGACATACCCGCAATGATATATATAAACTATGGAAGCATTGTGCATTACAAGTGGACCCTCAAGTGGTCAACATAAAATCCAATCAACGTGATTTGCCCCTTGGTAGTCTCTCAAGtaatattttaaattagagaGTTTAGTGCGCAACACGTTAGCAATATAATATCTTTTACAAAACAGAGGTGAGAGCTTAGAAGCAAGCAAGAATGGCGTTTCGTTTTGCATGTATATTGAGATCCACCACAGCTCTGTTTCTATCAATCATGGCTTTCATTTCACTCAATCTCCCACCTGCCTTCCCCTCCTCTGCTTACCAATCATTATGAtaggaataataatatttattattttgttttttatttgataaatatttagaTTGGAAATATGTGATGGGGTGTAATCTATCTCTCATCTTACATATTTTAATTCACTTCTGCTAAAATTTGAACTTGATGTTTCTAATTTGTAAAAATGTTAATATTCGACTGGTCCAAGAATTTTATTAGCCGTAGGGAAtgaagaagaaaatttatttttattataattttcttCTATAATAAATAccgctaaaaataaaaatttattttaatgtgattaataatagaaaaaaaaatcaaatattattaatgtataaaatcataaatttattcatgaatttgatatactcactttccttgataaatTAAACATGAAAATTTGATTATCAAACACAGCGAGAAAGAAAATAATTAATGAATAAacatttgattttacacattattaaaatttaaattttctaaagttttaataatattagaataaatttttatttttagtagtatttagTATAGAGAGAAGCGGAAAATtagtttccttcttttttttttcaataaaaatccTTGACCCATATAGATTCTTATAGTCTGCCGCGTaccaatatataaaataaaaacttaGTTTCTATGTTAAGTAAAATGTATTGTAATATCTATACTTTAATTATTAGTACAACTAATAACTTATTTGAATGTATTAATTTCATACAATTATATTTGGCATTCAAGTTAAAACTAACATGTTAGCAAATTCAATTCATTCACATTTATAAAAAGTTAAAATGACTTAATATGTCGTATTACTATTAGTGGTTAGACCCGGacttttaagaagaaaaaattaaacttttagtTATGAAGTTGCTTGTGACTTTTTATTATGATTTTAAGTGaattaaattaattcaaaatattatattacttttTCTCAACATCAATTTTATCGAGTCCCTTTGAAATTTGACTAATTCATAGGACAAAAGAATATTCACCAATTAATTCACTAATATTGTCAAATTATTTTAGATGACAAttgtaataaaaaaattaataagtaaaagTTTTTATTATAGTGATttaaaattagaaattaaaataaattttagttTTATAATATCTCTGGAGAAAATTATAAtcactgatttttttttatttggcgTGATACCCATTAATTCCATAAGTTATTTAATAAGCTGCCAAAGTGGGAAGAGCGTTTTGTCCCTACATTGCCTGTAAAAAATTTCTGCTGTGTATATCTTTTAGGGTGCCCTCCAGATGTGGGTTTATGTAGGGTTTTAGGGAATTTTatacccataaaaaaaaaaaaaaaagggtggggCGGGTTACGAAATAAGTGTGCTTATACAGCAATGCTGGTTTTGGTCGTTTGTGTGTGATGATGATGCTGTGCAATTACGAAACGAGCGAAAACGTGTTGAATGCTCCAAAATTTCCTCCTTTTCTTGGCCTTTTCATTGGAATGTGAGCGGTAGATCTTGAGACGAGCGCCTGTCATATTACTATTGTCCATATTTATATAAGGGGGAAGGTCTTCAGACCCCCTCATTCGTCGGCAGTAGAAGCTCCTTCCCTCTCTGAACTTTCTTCTTCTGCATCCTCACATTTCCCACCCTCCCCCCTTTTCTCCTCTTCCCTGCCTCTTCACTGTCTCCATTATTCTGTCCCTATCACCAGTCTTTCTGTGAAGACCAAAACCCAGCAAGAATCACAAGGTAACTCTCCTCTCCATGAAGTCGTGGTCTGTTTCTCATTTGTGGGTGTTCTTGGTCTGTGCTTCTGTTTGATTTGAATTGTCGGAAGGGAGATTCGTGTGATTGTTTTCGTCGGTGTTTTTGATTTGGGGCCTTTTGTATGTTATTGGAATCTCCATGAATTTATGATCTGTTTCTCATTTGTGGGTGTTCCTGGTTTGTGCTCGTGTTTGGTTTGAATTGTCGGATGGGAGATCGTGCGATTGTTTTTGAGGGTGTTTTTGATTTGGCGATTCTGATCGTAATGGGTAGATCTGTCGATGCACTGGGAATATGTTGTAGATCCGATAACTTTGATCGACAATTGGGGTTTGACCTTTAATTTATGATGTTCAAAACAAAAGTTAAGTATAATCCTTGGAGTGATCTTGGGAAAGCCTAGTTAGATCACCCCAAACATTCGAGAAATTTAATGGCATGTCAAAAAAATTTGAGATTTCTTTTTTACTTGGAACCTGGATCTATAATTATTAGAAATTTACGATGCCCTGATATTGGCATTTATAGATCCGATTCTATTTTTGAGAAAACTATCCAAATTGAGAGTCTAATACCAACCAATGTGTTGATTTATGTTATTTAGCAGATAATTATGCAATTTGATTTCCTTGGATTtagtttttcttttgaaaatgaaACTTCAGATTTCAGTTATGTTTtcaattaggaaaaatatttagCCTAGATTGACTGAATATAGGCTAAATAGTAGGGGGTTATACATCCAAACCTAGAGGTCGTCCCTTTGAATAGCGGAAACAGTTTCTTCAGGCATGGAAGTAAGACTACCAATATCTTTACTTCCCACGCCCCACCTATGGCGTGGGAGCCCTTGTGGCATTGGGCGTTACATTGGCATTTTGTAGCCCATCAACTCATCAAGAGGTTTTCCATTCAAGATccattatttattaatatttgtcATCTATGCTACCGTGCACCTTCCTGGACTTCCAACACATTGTATTTGTTTcttggatttttttatttttatttcttcaaaCTTGTAAATCAAAATGTTTTGTTGGGCTGCAGGCCATCAAATAACAGATAAAGATGGTGAAGATCTGCTGCATTGGAGCCGGCTATGTTGGGGGACCAACCATGGCTGTGATTGCGTTGAAGTGCTCATCAATTGAAGTGGCTGTTGTAGATATTTCTACATCCCGGATAAATGCCTGGAATAGTGATCAGCTGCCAATCTATGAGCCGGGTCTTGATGATGTGGTGAAGCAGTGCAGAGGAAAGAACCTCTTTTTCAGCACTGATGTTGAGAAACATGTGTCTCAGGCAGATATAGTCTTTGTTTCAGTTAACACACCAACAAAAACACAGGGCCTTGGAGCTGGCAAAGCAGCCGATCTGACTTACTGGGAGAGTGCTGCTCGAATGATTGCTGATGTATCGAAGTCTGATAAAATTGTTGTTGAGAAATCAACTGTCCCTGTGAAAACTGCAGAAGCCATTGAAAAAATTCTTACCCACAACAGCAAAGGAATTAACTTCCAAATTCTCTCCAACCCGGAATTTCTTGCGGAGGGAACTGCAATTCAAGATTTATTCAATCCTGACAGGGTTCTCATTGGAGGTAGGGAGACCCCAAAGGGTCAGAAGGCAATCCAAGCATTAAAAGATGTTTATGCTCATTGGGTCCCTGAAGAAAGAATTATTTGCACCAATCTCTGGTCCGCGGAGCTCTCGAAGCTTGCTGCCAATGCCTTCTTGGCACAGAGGATCTCCTCTGTTAATGCCATGTCTGCACTGTGCGAGGCAACTGGTGCAGATGTCACCCAAGTTTCGCATGCTGTGGGCAAGGACAcaagaattgggcccaagttcCTGAATGCCAGTGTGGGTTTCGGTGGCTCCTGTTTCCAGAAGGATATACTGAACTTGGTGTATATCTGTGAATGCAATGGCCTTCCAGAGGTAGCAAATTACTGGAAACAAGTCATTAAGGTGAATGACTACCAGAAGACCCGGTTTGTGAACCGCATTGTTTCCTCAATGTTCAACACAGTCTCGGGCAAGAAGATTGCGGTGCTAGGATTTGCATTCAAGAAGGACACTGGTGACACAAGGGAAACCCCGGCCATTGATGTTTGTAAAGGGCTTTTGGGGGACAAAGCCAGGCTGAGCATATATGACCCACAGGTTTCTGAAGAGCAGATTCAGAGAGATCTTTCAATGAAGAAGTTTGACTGGGACCACCCCATTCATCTCCAGCCGATGAGCCCTACTGCAATCAAACAGCTTAGCGTGGTCTGGGATGCATATGAGGCAACAAAGGACGCTCATGGGATTTGCATTCTGACCGAGTGGGACGAGTTCAAGTCGCTTGATTACCAGAGGATTTATGATAATATGCAGAAGCCTGCATTTGTGTTCGATGGTCGAAATGTTGTGGATGCAGAGAAGTTGAGGAAAAttgggtttattgtttactcCATTGGAAAGCCCTTGGATGCATGGCTCAAGGACATGCCTGCTGTGGCATAAAGACTGAGGATCAGTTTTGGGTGCTGCCCTTGCCATGATGAGTTTAGAACTGATATGAGagaatgttttattttattttattttattttattttataatgttgccttttttttttagtttctgAATTATGTTGTTCCTACAGTTTGCCCTGCTTTGGTGCCAGGGTGCAGTAGTGTCTGAATCTGTCTTTAGTTAGCAGACAACCTTAATATGTTATTTCTTGGTTTAATATAATAAATCAGAATGCAGGAAAGTTTCAAATCAAATAATTTGTCTATCCTATCCTACTGAATTAGGTATCTCATATTTCTCATCTCATAAATAGAATTAAGTTCAAACTCTGTCGAAAATTTCTCTAGTACTTCAGATTTGTtggtaaataaataaatcatttcacTGAAAAAACAAAAGCACAACAGAGGGCCAAAACAGAGGACGGTCCCAAATCTCTGAACTTGTTTTTTAACCAATGCCATTCACTGTACAAAATACAAATATGTACTGATTTCTATAATTTGTTTATATTCACCCCAGCGCTTGCAAACACCAAGCAAGTTGAAActaaaatagaactagatacttCTAATTCTAATTTATTGTTATGACTTATGGGTATAATGTATTTAATTTAGGGTTTATCTAAGTTGGACTAATtgtaggatatatatatatatataaactaaaatataAGTCATGTGAATGGTAATGACGATGGTGTATAAAATTATAATAGGTATTTTGCAACAAATTATAGTGATCCATATAATGGAGTGGAGAGTAATGTTTAGAATGAAATTAGTGGAAGATGAACTGACTTGAATTATTAAAAAcaacgaaaataaaataaaaacatgatATTATTATATTCCAAGACTTGTTTTTTAACAATTATATTTGTTTAAGCATATTTTATAGTACTGCAACCAACATTcttataaaataattatatccCAAGCTTAGTTTTTCAAACAATTATATTTGTGTAAACATATGTTTATAGTACCAAAACCAATATTCCTTTAAACAATTAATTATTGTTTGTTCTCTAACCTTCTCAAAGTAACGTGACAGTACCCTCAAagtgactctaataccaattgtcaTAGTCTTAAACAATTAATTAGAATATATCACATTCTCAAAGTAAGGTGGTAAGAGGAGTGTAAAGAGATTGTTGCTCAAGGCAATTCATTTATCTGACTTCagtataattaaaatatataaattgcCTTGAACACAATCCATTTACACTAATCAGCCTCATGAATTATGACCATATATCACATATATCATAGAAGAAATGGAAGCAGTTAAGAGATCTCTGTTCATGGCAACTCACCCATCTGCTTTCTTTCCTAATTCTTATCTTAAAGAGGTGGATGAGTTAGCATGAACATGACCCATTTACAATAATTTTGAAGACTGGAATCATATCTACAAAGAGATCCCTGTTCATGGCAAATCACCCATCTCATGACTGTTAAATACTCGTATTAAGTGGATGATTGTGCCATGAAGAGGATCCATTTGCAGAAGATGTTGACAGAAGAAGAAGCTATGTTCATGGCTGGCATTCGCTTGGGAAGAGCTCTGTTTGATGCGAGGATGGAAGTCATTTTGCTTGCTACTTATAGGGGATTGCAGCTTCAAGTCAAAATCTCCCTAATCAATGTCTTGCATCATATGATTGATATCTGGGATTCTAAGTATCACGAATTCCTTGCATGCGGAATTCCTTTCCACCCATATGCGGAAGTCaccccattctctctctctctctctcatgggtGGTTGACGGGGAATGCCGCAATTTGGCGCGTGACTTTGGTTACAGAGGAAAAGgtgaagaagaaaataaaagaaagtaaTAAAGGTGAAACAGAAACAAAGAAAATTTGGTAAATTAGGACATCACATTTCCTAAAAGGTGAGGGATGTGTGGGAAACTTTATGAAGTGTTTAAAACTtagaaaaagtaaaaataaaaacaaaaggaaaataacATAGGCATGCTGATTTgtccatatatttttttattttattttttttgaaaagagcTGAAAGCCACTCATATAGCAGttccgtcccaaatttattaataacctgTTAGGACTCTGTGAGCAATCAGAAAAATATtacaccagaaatttaacgtgcTTCGGTCAAGATCGATATatgtccatggagcacaccacaaattcactattcaccgaaaaaatacaactttcttcctcctctctttcttctctttgcTCTCTGTGCTTCTCTTGTACATTTCACAACTCCACAGCTCTCTATTTATAAAGCTTTGGAATCAAttacaatttaatacaataaattacAAATTAGAGGTTtcatccatttaaattaaatgatggatAAATGGCTTAGCTTGCAACGCATCATTTATCTCCGCACGCATGTCTCCAGCTCAGCGTCTTTTCGCTccagctacaacaatctcccacttgggaCGTTGAGTTGCAGACACGCATGAAGAGATAAATGATGCGTTGCAAGTTGGAGCAATTTATccaccatttaatttaaatggatgaAACCTCCCATTTgtaatttattgtattaaattgtaattgattccaaagtcctataaatagagagctgtgGAGTTGTGAAATGTACAAGAGAAGCACAAagagcagagagaagaaagagaggaggaagtgAGTAAGGGGAGGAAGAGAGTGAGGGGAggaagagagttgtattttttcagcgaatagtgaatttgtggcgtgctccgtggacgtaggtcgatcttgaccaaaccacgttaaatttctggtgtcatatTTTTCTTATTAGTCTCAGGGtcctaacaaatggtatcagagcccggttggagcagagagaagaaagtgagcgagaggaggaagagagtgagaggaggaagagagttgtatttttcggcgaatagtgaatttgtggtgtgctccatggacgtaagtcgatcttgaccgaaccacattaaatttaTGGTGTCATATTTTTttggttgctcacagggtcctaacataACTCTCGCTTATGAAGGAGAAATACCGCAGAAACAAAAGGACACTTGAGacttacataataaccaataaaacactGATTGGTTATATTGAAGTTTTGATTTtcaagtcattaaaaaaaaatgacatcttatatgaaaaaaatatacaaaaaagaAGACATATTCTACATTTTAGCCCGATTTGGatcattgaaaataaaatataagaaaactaaaatataaaagtaatttattttttcaaatttggctataaaattaaagttatagaaaaatattttatatacaatataaataaataaataaattaacaaacaaaaaattatttttacatgtTATTaactttgatttttctttatttaaaattACATTAGAATAAACTTTCATTGAACtttatattgggaaaaaaatatataagttaaatataaaaaccctaaaacatcaTGGGAGTAGAGTGTGGTGGTGAATGTTATCATTACCATTGAAAATGTGGTCCATCTAACATTTATAAGGCGAAAATTTTGTGAGGAGGGGTCCAAAAAACTTTAATCCTTTATATGCAAAAGCATGTATTGGGAGGCATATGACATAATATCTTGAAACAAGGTGTTATTATGTTGTTATAAGAGGATAATTTGTGAAGTTGGACTATCATTGGCCATGAAAGCTTAACTAGATAATAGCTTTATAGCAATTGATGAATACTGAAATAGCATTCCTTTATTAATTGTAATATGCAAAAGATCCATTTGTCTTTGATAGTCAAAATTTTGGGAGATGGAGAAATCAAGGAAAATTGGGGAGTTCATGGGTAAGCCCCTGGATGTAAaggaataaaaaatgaaagtcaAAATTTTCCTCTTTTGACttaatataataaataagaaTGCAAGTCCATCAAAAGAAAGTTTCATATCCTTATTTTATTGAACAAAGCACTAactaaaacaaagaaaaaaaaaatttgtgagcCCAGCCCCCTTTACAACTCCATACAGAACTTGAGCTTGCTCCTTTCTATCGTACGTCTTTACAATTAATTTCTCTTTACAGAAAATGAAATCCTTGAAACCAATTTGAGCATGTTCAACCCATCCACTTGAGAATCAGCAACCCATGGAGGCCATGGACTTGTGTATAATCTGCAAGGgcaaaccatatatatacaaattGCAAAGGGCAGAAAGTTTACCCTTGCCTGCAAAGCTGGAGGCCTCAATTCAAACAGATCCGGAGTGTAAATAGATTGTTGTTCAAGGCAATTCATTTATCTTACcccaatatatcaatatatagCTAAAATACATGAATTGCCTTGAACACAATCCATTTACATTGATCAATCTCTTGTTTTGTATGGCTTATAAACAATTATACTTTTTCAGAAGAAATTATAGTAAAAAGATTTCTGCTCATGACAACTCACCCATCAACTTCTTTATGAAGagttcattatatatatatatatatatatatatagatgaggTGCCATGATCAGGATCCATTTACCATGATTGTTTGAAGACATTGGCAAGTCATCCCCGTAGAAGAAAATAGCTAGAAACTATCTGTGCAAAGAGATCCCTGTTCATGGCAAGTCACCCATATGATCTCATGACTTGTGAGTCTATCAAGTGGATGACTCTCCATGAATAGGATCCATTTGCGATAATTTTGAACAAATTGGCCATCTCTATATATGGTGCCGGAAGAAATCATCATGTCTGCAAAGAGATGTTCTTGGCAAGTCACCCATCTTGTGAACTATATATAATTCTGCTAAGTGGATGACTTATGCCAGGAACAGGATCCATGTACagtgattttagtttttatataagCAACAAAACAAAATGTTATAGAAGAAAGAATATAAGATGGAGGGAGAAGTGTGAGGGTGAAGGCCAATGTGGTCGGGTATTTATAGAGGAGTTCTACCGTCTCATATCAAAAATCTATTATATGGAATAATTGCCATAGAAATTGTgatcttttttatttattgtgtACATGATTTCTGGGATTCTCTATATCACAATTTCCTTCCATGCCCAAATCTCTAAATggctaaaaaataaaaaccatatTTGCAACACACAAATGTAATGTGATGAACTAATTAAAGATTTCATAGCATCCACATTACCTTAACTCGATCTAGATGTGTtacaaataaacaaaataatttttaaaattctaatatgTCATTCTAATTGGTTATATCCTCTATTAAGTAAATTAGTATAatagcaaaaatagaaaatagttgtattaaaaaaaaaaaggaactttTAGAGGGTTGGAACACATGTGACGTGTGTCACActtttatttttctcaatatagTGAAAGGTTTCAACCATAAATTGACCAACTACCTATAAAACACCTAAGGCATTGATCCATAAAGCGATTGAAATCAGAACGTTTGATTTGTCAAATTATCTAAAAGATGTAGTAGCAGAAACAAATCTTACAttgaatgaatatatataaacttatttTACAGTTTATAATTTGTGTATTTTTTTGGTATAATATTTTTTAGGATCAATAATACTTTTGGTTTAATTGAATTTCACTtaatttttaatgatttaaaaagtTACACTCTTGTTCCTTTGTTCATGAGAGATCCACAGTGAGAAAGGACTAGACAATGGAAGATAATTTATCTATTAACC
Coding sequences within:
- the LOC131143703 gene encoding UDP-glucose 6-dehydrogenase 1, whose amino-acid sequence is MVKICCIGAGYVGGPTMAVIALKCSSIEVAVVDISTSRINAWNSDQLPIYEPGLDDVVKQCRGKNLFFSTDVEKHVSQADIVFVSVNTPTKTQGLGAGKAADLTYWESAARMIADVSKSDKIVVEKSTVPVKTAEAIEKILTHNSKGINFQILSNPEFLAEGTAIQDLFNPDRVLIGGRETPKGQKAIQALKDVYAHWVPEERIICTNLWSAELSKLAANAFLAQRISSVNAMSALCEATGADVTQVSHAVGKDTRIGPKFLNASVGFGGSCFQKDILNLVYICECNGLPEVANYWKQVIKVNDYQKTRFVNRIVSSMFNTVSGKKIAVLGFAFKKDTGDTRETPAIDVCKGLLGDKARLSIYDPQVSEEQIQRDLSMKKFDWDHPIHLQPMSPTAIKQLSVVWDAYEATKDAHGICILTEWDEFKSLDYQRIYDNMQKPAFVFDGRNVVDAEKLRKIGFIVYSIGKPLDAWLKDMPAVA